One Pectobacterium colocasium DNA segment encodes these proteins:
- a CDS encoding YdgH/BhsA/McbA-like domain containing protein, which produces MKTIKNFIAVIALSTLSFGAFAAQEIATVSVSGAKTLDGFEAQVAQKAKKAGASSYRIVSATGNNQLRGTAILYK; this is translated from the coding sequence ATGAAAACCATCAAAAATTTTATCGCAGTTATCGCACTTTCTACTTTGTCTTTCGGCGCTTTTGCAGCACAAGAAATCGCGACGGTTTCCGTTAGCGGTGCAAAAACGTTAGACGGTTTCGAAGCACAGGTTGCGCAAAAAGCCAAAAAAGCGGGTGCATCGTCATATCGCATCGTTTCTGCTACCGGTAACAATCAATTACGCGGCACCGCGATTCTGTATAAATAA
- a CDS encoding YebW family protein, producing MFALVIFVCYLGHGCDDVVVGAYNTEAQCLQAMDEQRLRRAGCFPIEEYIDGFWIPAQEHADF from the coding sequence ATGTTTGCGTTAGTGATATTTGTTTGTTATCTCGGGCATGGCTGTGACGATGTGGTCGTCGGTGCCTACAATACCGAAGCGCAGTGTCTGCAAGCGATGGATGAACAACGCCTGCGCCGCGCGGGCTGTTTCCCCATCGAAGAGTATATCGATGGCTTCTGGATCCCCGCTCAAGAGCATGCTGATTTTTAG
- a CDS encoding malate/lactate/ureidoglycolate dehydrogenase translates to MQISANRLMATMQSVLQKAGCEENEARIVTEHLVSANLKGHDSHGVGMLPHYVEFIGKGIMHPNTPARLLRDSGAVLQFTGDRGFGQRTGKEAMQAAIDRVKTTGVCLMTLSSTCHLGRIGTYGEMAADAGLVSIHFVNVNDLDPIVAPWCGSEARFGTNPICIAFPPTAHNAAFILDFATSVVALGKTRVAYLAGKTFDEEVMLDCNGVSTNDPKVMWEGEKHGALKPIAKHKGGGLILAAEMLAGLLSGGGTIQPENERQGAIVNNMTTIVIDPASMVSMAWLQKEYDAMLDYVRSSTAPDPAQPILMAGEPERISQAQRHADGIYLSDQEWQKIVEAGVSLGMNPAEFTLIA, encoded by the coding sequence ATGCAGATTTCAGCCAATCGTCTGATGGCGACGATGCAAAGCGTATTGCAAAAAGCAGGATGTGAAGAAAACGAAGCCCGTATTGTCACCGAACACCTTGTGAGCGCGAATCTGAAAGGGCATGACAGCCACGGAGTGGGGATGTTGCCACACTATGTGGAGTTTATCGGGAAAGGCATCATGCACCCGAATACCCCGGCGCGTTTACTGCGCGACAGCGGAGCGGTGCTGCAATTTACTGGCGATCGTGGGTTTGGTCAGCGTACAGGTAAAGAAGCGATGCAGGCGGCCATTGACCGAGTGAAAACGACGGGCGTGTGTTTAATGACGCTGTCGTCTACCTGCCATTTGGGACGCATCGGTACCTATGGGGAAATGGCGGCGGACGCCGGGCTCGTGTCGATACATTTTGTCAACGTCAACGATCTTGACCCGATTGTGGCGCCCTGGTGTGGCAGTGAGGCGCGTTTTGGGACGAACCCTATCTGCATTGCGTTTCCGCCCACGGCGCATAATGCGGCCTTTATTCTGGATTTCGCCACCAGCGTGGTGGCGTTGGGGAAAACCCGTGTTGCGTATCTGGCAGGTAAAACCTTTGATGAAGAGGTCATGCTGGATTGCAACGGCGTGTCTACTAACGATCCTAAAGTCATGTGGGAAGGCGAGAAGCACGGGGCCTTAAAACCGATTGCGAAACATAAAGGTGGCGGATTGATTTTAGCGGCTGAAATGCTGGCGGGATTACTCTCCGGTGGTGGAACCATTCAACCGGAGAACGAACGTCAGGGGGCGATCGTCAATAACATGACGACGATTGTTATCGACCCAGCCAGCATGGTGTCGATGGCATGGTTGCAAAAAGAATATGATGCGATGCTGGATTATGTTCGTTCTTCAACGGCACCCGATCCGGCACAGCCCATTTTAATGGCTGGTGAACCAGAACGTATTTCTCAGGCGCAGCGCCACGCAGACGGTATTTATCTGTCCGATCAGGAGTGGCAGAAAATTGTGGAGGCGGGTGTCTCTCTGGGGATGAATCCGGCTGAGTTTACGCTAATAGCATAA
- the rsmF gene encoding 16S rRNA (cytosine(1407)-C(5))-methyltransferase RsmF produces the protein MAKFTPASLPAEFLETMRDIMPSSLSMDDFISACQRPLRRSIRVNTLKISVDAFLQLVQPYGWQLEPIPWCQEGFWLLNAEEENTRLGNTLEHLSGLFYIQEASSMLPVSALFHCNDTLETVLDVAAAPGSKTTQIAARMNNEGAIIANEYSASRVKVLHANISRCGVSNTALTHFDGRVFGAALPEYFDAILLDAPCSGEGVVRKDPTAMSNWSQESITEIAATQRDLILSAFHALKPGGVMIYSTCTLNRQENQQVCHWLQTQFPEACEFESLRDLFTDAERATTEDGFLHVFPQIYDSEGFFVARLRKTASVPPLPRPGYKVGKFPFSPVAPKDCTPLIQAARKQGIYWDETLLQLWQRDSEIWLFPAALTSAFGNIKFSRIGLKLAERFPKGFRWQHEAIVALADPHADNAYALTDNIACEWFQGKDCYPEQIPAADELILTYQNTPVGLAKRINSRIKNSLPRDLVRDGASSAQPLAKE, from the coding sequence GTGGCAAAATTTACCCCAGCCAGCCTGCCAGCTGAATTTCTCGAAACGATGCGGGACATCATGCCTTCATCGCTTTCGATGGACGATTTTATTTCCGCCTGCCAGCGCCCACTGCGCCGGAGCATCCGCGTCAATACGTTAAAAATCAGCGTCGATGCCTTCTTGCAGCTCGTACAACCCTATGGCTGGCAGCTCGAACCGATTCCCTGGTGTCAGGAAGGCTTCTGGCTGCTGAATGCGGAAGAGGAAAACACGCGGCTAGGCAATACGCTGGAGCACCTAAGCGGGCTGTTTTACATTCAGGAAGCCAGCTCCATGCTGCCCGTCAGCGCTCTGTTCCATTGCAACGATACGCTGGAAACGGTGTTGGACGTCGCGGCCGCACCGGGTTCTAAAACCACGCAGATCGCAGCACGGATGAATAATGAAGGGGCCATCATCGCCAACGAGTATTCGGCCAGTCGGGTAAAAGTGCTGCATGCCAACATCAGCCGCTGCGGCGTCAGCAATACCGCGCTGACACACTTCGACGGGCGGGTTTTCGGCGCAGCGCTGCCGGAATATTTTGATGCAATACTGCTCGATGCCCCGTGTTCCGGTGAAGGCGTGGTGAGGAAGGATCCGACGGCGATGAGCAACTGGTCTCAGGAGAGCATTACCGAGATAGCCGCCACGCAGCGCGACCTGATTCTGAGCGCATTCCATGCCCTGAAGCCCGGCGGCGTGATGATTTACTCCACCTGTACGCTGAATCGGCAGGAAAATCAGCAAGTTTGCCATTGGTTACAGACACAGTTTCCCGAGGCGTGTGAATTTGAATCGTTACGCGACCTCTTCACCGATGCCGAACGTGCCACAACGGAAGACGGTTTCCTGCACGTCTTCCCACAAATTTATGACAGCGAAGGCTTCTTTGTTGCCCGTTTGCGCAAGACGGCCAGCGTGCCGCCGCTGCCGCGCCCGGGTTATAAAGTCGGTAAATTCCCGTTCTCTCCGGTTGCCCCCAAAGATTGCACACCACTCATACAGGCGGCACGTAAGCAGGGCATTTACTGGGATGAGACGTTACTGCAACTGTGGCAGCGTGATAGCGAGATCTGGCTTTTCCCTGCGGCGCTAACCTCTGCTTTTGGCAATATCAAATTCTCGCGGATTGGCCTTAAACTCGCCGAGCGCTTCCCTAAAGGTTTCCGCTGGCAACATGAAGCGATTGTCGCGCTGGCCGATCCACACGCAGACAATGCCTACGCGCTGACCGATAACATCGCCTGCGAGTGGTTCCAGGGCAAAGACTGTTATCCAGAACAGATCCCTGCTGCGGATGAGCTGATTTTAACCTACCAGAACACCCCCGTCGGTCTGGCCAAACGCATCAATAGCCGGATAAAAAACAGCCTGCCACGCGATTTAGTGCGGGATGGCGCCTCTTCTGCTCAACCTTTGGCTAAAGAATAA